In a single window of the Zea mays cultivar B73 chromosome 5, Zm-B73-REFERENCE-NAM-5.0, whole genome shotgun sequence genome:
- the LOC100382284 gene encoding uncharacterized protein LOC100382284, translated as MGTHAHGSSRGLTFPARSPPQLSFSPPLSKVASAMTPKGGRVGDVGSKKPTPRAHPRYVPRRGSVLKGIVRGVLGLVFTLISAPANSGGHRVRPAPPPAPGEGGESDDGAEQGK; from the coding sequence ATGGGCACGCACGCGCACGGCAGCAGCCGCGGCCTCACTTTCCCTGCGCGCTCCCCACCTCAGCTCAGCTTCAGCCCGCCGCTCTCCAAGGTCGCCAGCGCCATGACCCCTAAAGGTGGGCGCGTGGGGGACGTCGGCAGCAAGAAGCCGACTCCGCGAGCACATCCGCGCTACGTCCCCAGGAGAGGGTCGGTGCTGAAGGGGATCGTTCGAGGCGTGCTGGGCCTCGTCTTCACTCTGATCAGCGCGCCGGCGAACTCCGGCGGCCACCGCGTGCGCCCGGCGCCGCCGCCCGCGCCCGGAGAAGGGGGTGAAAGTGATGATGGCGCGGAGCAGGGGAAGTAG